CCTACGGTCACTACAAGTCTTTCCAGGGCTGGTACCTCACCCAGGAAGTGAGTCGCCGTACAGGAAAAGTAATTGACCTCTATGCAAAACTGGGCAAGCATTGTAAAGATATTTCCGGTGGCCTGCCAACACTTATTTCACCATGGATAGATGGCAAAAAGGCCGTGATGGCTGCCTCCGGCACACTCTCCAAAGAAGATGCCGTTTCCCTGAAACAACATGAGGCAGAATGGTCTGAGATATTTGATGGCATCAAAGGTGTGGTAGATGCCTGCGCCTTCCAGGATGGGCACATCGAGTTCTATGAACTGCCAGACTTCTTCGCCGTGAACAAAAGTATTGCTGATAAATACGGTATTCAATGCTGGACCAACGCCGAATCCTTTGACCGCGACATGCCGATCAAATTCCTGCCGATCAAATTCGAGAAACTCCGCATGAAGCTGGAAGCCGCCCGCAAAGCAGGTTACGACAAAGCCATCACGTTTGAATTTTCCCACTTTATGAGTCCGCAGTCTGCATACCTGCAAGCCGGGCATTTATACAATCGCTATAAAGAATATATCAAAACCCTCTAATCAAAATAACTATGGGCTATAAAGAATATGCTGCATTATACCGGAAAAATCTGCTGGAAGATGTAGTACCATTCTGGATGAAAAACTCTCCTGATAAAGAATTCGGTGGATACTTCACCTGTCTGGACAGATCTGGAAATGTATTCGATACAGATAAATTCATCTGGCTGCAATGCCGTGAGGTATGGTGTTTCAGCATGTTATATAACAAAGTGGAGCAAAAGCAGGAATGGCTGGATATGGCTGTTCAGGGCGCTGAATTCCTTCAGCAATACGGCCGCGATGCCGCAGGCAGCTGGTACTTTTCCTTAACCCGCAGCGGTGAACCACTGATCCAACCTTATAATATTTTCTCTGATTGCTTTGCTGCCATGGCATTTGGCCAGCTTTACCAGGCCACCGGCAATGAAGCATATGGAAAGATCGCAACAGATACCTTTTACAATATTCTGAAAAGACAGGATAACCCTAAAGGTAAATACAGTAAAGCATTTCCGGGTACAAGACCATTGCAGAATTTCGCTTTGCCGATGATCCTCTGCAACCTGGTGCTGGAGATGGAACCGTTGCTGGATAAAGATCTTGTAGAAAGCACTATCCAGCATGGCGTTCATACGGTAATGGATATATTTTACCAGGAAGATACAGGTCTGATCCTGGAGAATATCACTCCTGATGGTAGTTTCAGCGATTCCTTTGAGGGCAGGCTGATCAATCCCGGCCATGGACTGGAAGCCATGTGGTTTATCATGGACCTTGCCACTCGTAACAACGATACTGCACTCATCAGAAAAGCGACCGATATTACATTGAGTCTCCTGGAATATGGATGGGATAAGGAACACGGCGGTATTTTCTATTTCCTGGATGTGAAAGGTGCGCCGCCTCAGCAACTGGAGTGGGACCAGAAACTCTGGTGGGTACATATCGAAACTATGATCAGTTTGCTGAAAGGCTACCTGCATACCGGCGATGAGCGCTGCTGGCAATGGTTCCAGAAAGTGCACAATTATGCCTGGGCCAGGTTCCCGGACCCCTCCAATGGCGAATGGTTTGGTTACCTCAACCGTGAGGGCAAGCCATTGCTGACGCTGAAGGGTGGCAAATGGAAAGGCTGTTTCCACGTTCCTCGCGGGTTATACCAATGCTGGAAAACACTGGAAGAGATCAGTGCCAAATATGAAGTTTTATCAACACAAGCAAAATAACTATGCCAGTAGTTTCATCAACCAATGATCTAAAAACCGCTCCTGTAAATGATTCCGGGCAATCTTACACGCCTGCCCTGATATCACTGGCGGTACTGTATTTCATGATGGGTTTTATCACCTGCCTGAACGACACGCTGGTGCCATTTTTCAAGAAAGGCTTTACCCTCACCTATTCCCAGTCGTCGCTGGTCCAGTTTTATTTTTTTCTGACCTACGGCATCATGTCGATACCGGCAGGAAAAATAGTGACGCGTACCGGTTATAAAAAGGGTATGGTACTGGGTTTTGCGATAGCTGCATTTGGCGGGCTATTGTTTTACCCGGCATCCGTATTTCATCAGTATACGCTGTTCCTCGCTGCTTTGTTTGTTGTGGCTATCGGCATCGTATTGCTGCAGGTGGCTGCCAATCCGTATATCACGGTGCTGGGACCGTCAAATACAGCTTCTGCCCGACTGGCGCTGATACAGGGTGTAGGCTCTGCCGGAACAACAGTAGCTCCATTGTTTGGTGCACATTTTATTTTATCAAGATTAGCGGAATCGAATGCTTCCAGCGAAGCAGTAAGATATCCCTATCTCGGTATTGCCGCACTATTGCTGGTGATCGCCATTATTGTTTCTCGTTTATCCCTTCCCGTTATATCAACTACTGATACTGCCACTGACAGCAGCAATAAGGGTTTATTCTCTTTCAGGCAGCTGAATTTCGGCATTATAGGCATCTTCATGTATGTGGGTGCAGAAGTATCCGTAGGTACATTTCTCACCAACTATATCGTAGACCTGTTGCATATTCCGGAGCAGGAAGCGAATAACTACGTCGCTATCTACTGGGGATCTATGCTGGTAGGCAGATTGATCGGCGCGGGATTACTAAGAATATTGAAACCAGCCATGGTATTATCTACCTGCGCTACGGCAGCCATTGCACTGATTGCCATATCAGTAAGCAGTACTGGCCTGGTGGCGGTTTACAGCATGATAGGCGTAGGCTTGTGCAATGCCATTATGTTCGCTACAATATTCTCTTTGTCTGTACACGGCGTTGGCAAACACACGACGGCTGCATCAGGGTTATTATCTACCGCTATTTGCGGAGGTGCTGTAATCTCCTACCTGCAAGGGTTTATGAAAGACCATTACACCTGGCAGGTGGCGTTTATGATACCGGTAGTTTGCTATCTCTACATATTATTTTACGGACTGAATGGTCATAAACCCAGGACAGCATGAAAAGACGCGACTTTCTAAAACAAGGTAGTCTGGCTGCCGGTGTAGCCATGATGCCTTCCGTATTAAAGGCGGCAGGTACCTCTTCCGTAAACCTCCACAACAGGAACCTTGTTTTTGTACATCTGAAAGGCGGCAACGACGGATTAAATACCGTCATTCCCCATGCGGATCCTATGTACAGGGCTATGCGGCCTACTATTGCCGTTAGTAAGGAGGAGATGATTAAAGTAGATGATAAGTGGGGATTTCATCCTGCGCTGGCACCACTGGTACCCCTATACGAAGCAGGCCAGATGCTGGTGATGCAACAGGTGGGCTTTGATCATACAGAGCAGTCGCATTATCATGCAGCGCAGATCTGGCAAACAGGCTGCCTGCAAGGCCTGGCAGACAACAGCTGGATTCCGGCTACACAGTCTGTCAGAGATTTTAGCGAAATGGAGTATGATCAGGGACTGGATAAGATTTTTGGGGAGATAAATACCGGAATGGCAGGTCATATTTACCATGTAGCCCTGGATGGATTTGATACCCATCAGTTTCAGCGGGTGCAGCATGATCTGCTGCTGGGTGCTTTCAGTGCGGGTATCAGCAGTTTCATGATTAGGTTAAAGCACAGTGGACATATTAACAATACGCTGGTAATTGCCTGGACGGAGTTTGGACGCAGTGTAAAGGAAAACATCCGTAAAGGCACTGACCACGGGGCAAGCGGGCAGCTGTATGTATTTGGCAGTCAGCTGAAGCGTGCCGGTATTGAAGATTGCAGTGTGGCGGGGATGCTGGAGCGGGAAACGGCCAAAACCGATTTCCGCGAGGTATACGCCACCATCGGGGACTGGCTGGGAACACGTCATCACCTGACCCCGGAAAATGGCTTCAGGAGGCAATCCTGGGCCTGATTTGAAATATCCCTTCTGTACACCGCATCGTATAGAAGGGATTTCAGTTATAATTGATTTTGTTAATTCCTAAAAAAGAATACCTTTGCAATCCTTTGCCTGCTGCCGGTAATTTTGGCAGTAGTTATCAATTGTAAATCCACCTGCGGATGTGGTGAAATTGGTAGACACGCCAGACTTAGGATCTGGTGCCGCGAGGCATGGGGGTTCGAGTCCCTTCATCCGCACTGAAGCCAGCAGCAATGCTGGCTTTTTTGTTTTCTTTCCTACTCAGCAGGGACGGGTAGTACAAAGTATTTTTGGTATTGAGGGACTGTCCAGACATAATTCCCGCGGATATGCCCTCTGAAAATTATCATATTAGATCCGGCATTAATGAAAAACTGGTGCTCAACGCCATCGATAAGTACAAACCCTACGATCTGTGCCGGCATTACATCGCATCTTTCGTCAATAAATCTGGCATCAGCAGCTTCTGCATGGCGGATTAGCCGCACCATGGTCGCGCTGTCCAGTTTCCATTTTTTACATTTTTCATAAAGTGCGGCATCCGCTGTTGTATCTAAAGAGGATAGACGCGCATCTACCAAAACCTTGTATTCTTTAATTCTTATAACGCTATGCAAGAAAGATGGCGGAGAATCCAGTACCTGTATCTGAACACCAGATCCTTTCTCATTGGTGAGAATATGATAATCAGCGAGCCGCTTACTGACCGTGTCGGTTGCTTCGTTTTGCCGGTGTGTTGCAGCGTGCGTGGAATCTTCAGGGGTATGACCGGGTTTATGGTTACAGGAATATAGCATTATCAGCAAAAGCAGAAATAGGTAAAGTCTGGGCATGGAGAAACATTTACATAAAAAATATTGCGAATGCCTGCGATTTCCAAGCTAAACGCGTAAATTTTAACCCGCTTTTACCCTTTTACTTCGATAAAACGTACTATCTTCGCGCTCTGCTAGATTGGGCATATTTTCATAATTTTTTGGAAATCAAGTGCTTAATCTATAATATAGGACAAAAAAGCATAGAAAATCAGGGAATAAGGGAAGAGAAAAAGGCAGGGTTTATGCCAATATGACAACACCATCAAGTTATCAGGTCTGTATCTTCCAGCGTCAGGATGTTTGGGTAAAACATAAGTCTCCGCTTACCTTTCAGGAATTTTCCAGGAAACCGCCGGTATTTTTGAAATGACGTCATGGCAGAAAAATAAAACAGGAATTATTATTGCTTCTTAAAGAACATTTTATACAATTCAATTATGGCAACCGTTACCAGAGAAAACATTGGTTTATTGAACGATAAGATCACTGTGAAAGTGAGCGCGGAAGATTACCTTCCTAATTTTGACAAGGCAGTAAAGCAATTCACTAAGAATGCTAACATCCCAGGCTTCCGTAAAGGAATGGTTCCTGCAGGAATGGTTAAGAAGATGCACGGTGCTGCTATTTTCAGCGACGAAGTGTTGAAATCTGTAGAAAAAGAACTGATGGGCTATATCCAGACTGAGAAACTGGAACTGTTCGGTCAGCCACTGTCACTGGAGAAAGAAGCTAAAAACCTGGACTTCAATCAGCCAGCTGATTATTCTTTTGATTTCGAAGTAGGTGTTAAACCTTCTTTTGAAGTTACTCCACTGGAGAACAACAAAACTACCCTTACTAAATATAAAGTTGCTGTTACCGAAGAAATGGTACAGGACGAGGTTGAGCGTTTACAGCTGAAAGGCGGTAAAATGACTGAGCCGGAAACAATTGATTCTGAAGATAACGTAATAAACGTTACATTCGAAGAGTCTGATGCTGCCGGTAATGTAGTAGAAGGTGGTATCAACAAAGAAAACGCCCTGCTGGTGAAATACTTCACACCTGCTATCCAGGAACAGCTGAAAGGCAAAAAAGCCGGCGATTCTATCGTATTCCAACTGGCTACTTCTTTCGACGAACAGCGTCTGGGCTGGGTACTGAGAGACCTCGGCTTTGCTGTAGATGATAAAGAAGCTGCACAGAAATTCTTCAAACTGGCTATCACTAAAGTTGGTCTGATTGAAAAAAGAGAACTGAACGAAGAGTTCTTCAAAGAAGTTTATCCTGCGGATAACATCACTACAGAAGAGGCATTCCGTGCTAAACTGAAAGAAGAAATCGAAAAGTACTGGAATTCTGAGGCTAAGAACCACATGCACAACGATCTGTTCGAAGTACTGGTTCACGAAACACCAATTGAATTACCAAAAGATTTCCTGAAACGCTGGTTGCAGGTAGGTGGTGAAAAACCTAAAACTGCAGAAGAAGCTGAAAAAGAATTCCCTGGCTTCGACCATCAACTGCGCTGGACACTGATCAGTGACAAACTGATTCGCGATAATAAACTGGAAGTTTCTTTCGACGAACTGAAAGAAAACGCTAAACAAAAAGTTTTAGGTTACTACGGTGGCGCTGCTGCTGACGGTGCTGAGTGGCTGGATAGCTATCTGGACCGCCTGTTACAGGACGAGAAATTCGTAGACCAGACTTACCGCGAAATGATCACTCAGAAAGTGTTTGACTGGGCTGAAGCAAAGGTGACTATTAAAGAAGAGGAAATCAAAGCAGAGGATTTTGTTAATTTACCTCATAATAAACATCACCATCATGAACATTAATAATAACGAATTCAGAAAGTATGCGATTAAGCATCACGGGATCAGCAGCCTGGTAGTAGACAGCTACGCTAAGAGCCACCAGGTGAACAGTCTGACTCCGTATATCTTAGAGGAACGCCAGATGAACATGACACAGATGGACGTTTTTTCAAGATTGATGGCTGATCGTATTATTTTCCTCGGAGATCCGGTAAACGACTACGTAGCGAACGTTATCACTGCGCAGCTCCTGTTCCTGGAATCTTCAGACCGCAACCGTGATATTCAGATGTACATCAATAGCCCTGGTGGTAGCGTTTACGCCGGCCTGGGTATTTATGATACCATGCAGATCATTAGCCCGGATGTAGCAACTATCTGTACCGGTATGGCCGCCTCTTTCGGCGCTGTATTGCTGGTAGCTGGTACAAAAGGTAAACGTACTGCCCTGAAACACGCACGCGTAATGATTCACCAGCCACACGGCGGCGCTGAGGGTCAGACTTCTGACATCGAAATCACTGCCCGTGAGTTCGTGAAACTGAAAAAAGAACTCAATGAAATCATCGCTGGCCACGCAGGTCAACCGGTGAAAAAAGTGGAAAAAGACGGCGATCGTGACTTCTGGATGACCGCTGATGAAGCTAAAGAATATGGCATCATCGACGACGTACTGCAGAAAAATCCGAAAAAACAGCTGGATACTCCACAGTAAATCTTAATATCAGATCGGGGTTTCCCTGATTTAGATTATTTTAACAGTCTCTACTTAGTAGAGACTGTTTTTATTTAACCGGGGCCCGGATTTTTAGTGTAAATTTGTAGCCCTGTGTTTTAATAGCAGGCAACGCCCAGATTCGTCGAAAATTAATTTATTCAAATGAAAGAATCGAAAATTCGTTGTTCCTTCTGCAACCGCTCCAAAGAAGAAGTACAGATACTGATTGCAGGCGCAGAGGGACACATCTGTGAAAACTGTGTAGCCAATGCACAGGAAATTATTGACCAGGAGCTGTTCGCTCCAGGCAAAAAACCCGTGGCTACTCCTGCTTCACAATTCGCCCCTAAGGTTTCCAAACCTATGGAAATCAAAAAATTCCTGGATGAATATGTGATCGGTCAGGATGATGCCAAAAAAATCCTCGCCGTAGCGGTATACAACCACTACAAACGCCTCAATCAGCAAGTTGATGAGGATGAAGTGGAAATCGAAAAATCAAACATCATCATGGTGGGTGAAACCGGTACAGGTAAAACCCTCCTCGCTAAATCCATAGCCAAACTGCTCAACGTTCCTTTCACCATCGTAGATGCTACCGTATTCACCGAAGCAGGTTACGTAGGAGAAGACGTAGAAAGTATCCTCAGCCGTTTGCTGCAGGTATGTAACTATGACGTAGAAGCAGCAGAACGCGGTATCGTTTACATCGATGAGATCGATAAAATCGCCCGTAAAAACGATAACCCTTCCATCACCCGTGATGTAAGCGGTGAAGGCGTGCAACAAGGCCTCCTCAAACTGCTGGAAGGTACCGAAGTACTGGTTCCTCCTCAGGGCGGCCGTAAACACCCTGAACAGAAACTGATCAAACTGAACACCCAGAATATCCTCTTTATCTGCGGCGGCGCATTCGACGGCGTAGAAAGAATCATCAGCAGAAGAGTACAAACACACTCTATCGGCTTCAATGTGAATAAAGAGAAAGAAGAAGAAAGCAGAAAACAGATCCTCCGTTACATCAACTCCCAGGACCTCAAATCATTTGGTCTGATCCCTGAATTACTGGGCCGTCTGCCGGTGGTGACTTATCTGAATTCGCTCGACAGAGATACCCTGAAAGCTATTCTTACCCAACCTAGGAATGCACTGGTAAAACAGTACAAAAAGCTCTTCAAGGTAGAAAACATCGATCTGATCGTGGAAGAAGATGCGGTTGACTATATCGTTGACAAAGCAATGGAATACAAGCTGGGCGCACGTGGCCTCCGCTCCATCTGCGAAGTTGTACTCAGCGATGCTATGTTCGAACTGCCTTCTGCCAACGAAACAACCTTCACCTTAACCAGGGAATACGCAGAAAATAAACTGGAAAAATCCACACTGGTTAAATTGAAAGTGGCTTAACAATAACGATTTCGAACCCTTTAAAACCCACAATCATGCAGGAACTTATTCAACAGTTACAGGAAAAAGTAGGTCTTACCGCAGAACAGGCCACTCAGTCCATCGACGTAATAAAGGAATATGTAAAAGGCAAACTGCCTCCTTTTATTGCTGGTACCGTAGACAGCTGGTTTGCCGGTATGTCCGGTAAAACCGAAGAAAAAGGTGACAGCATCATGGACAAAGCAGGTGACTTTCTCGATCACGCTAAAGACACCGCTGAAGACTGGGCCGAAGCAGCTAAAAATAAAGTGACTGACTTCTTCAATAAAGAAAAAGACCAGCACTAATTCATTGAAATAAATTCAAAGAGGGGTCTCTACTGAGTAGAGACCCCTCTTTGCGTTATATAAGGCCCATAAATGGAGGCAAATAAACTTTGCGGATAAATTATAGTCAATAAAAAAGACCGGCTAAAACCGGTCTTTTTCTACGAGTAAGAATAAATAACTTATCAGTAATAAATAACGTGGATTACAGGCTATAATTTCTTTTCAAACTTCTACATGTGATTTGATCAGTTTCCCAATAAAAAGCACCCTGATCAGAGGGTGCCTTTGTTTGCGTAAAAGTGTTTCAAATCTTAGTTTGATTTTGTTTAAGGTTGATAAACGGTAAAGAGTGATGAATTAACCCAAATTTAACGTTCCTTTTGCAATATTCTATAACACAAAAGGGGTAATATTTCATTTATTTGTCAAAAAAGATGAATGGTTTGTAGTTAATATTTTTTTACATTAAAAAATATTTTCACTCTTAAAACACATCGTTATCAGCAACCTTTTTTCCTATACTTATCGCAAAGCTTCCCTTGCGATCACTATTTTCTGAATCTCTGAGGTTCCTTCACCGATTGTACAAAGTTTAGCATCGCGGTAAAATTTCTCTACGGGAAAGTCCTTTGTATAGCCGTAACCACCAAAAATCTGTACGGCATCGTTAGCTACCCTTACCGCCACTTCTGAAGCGTAGTATTTAGCCATGGCAGCCTGCTGCGTCATCTTCACTTTCCTGTTTTTCATATCGGCGGCCTGTAAGGTAAGCAGCTCAGCGGCCTCAATTTCGGTAGCCATGTCTGCCAGCTTAAAGGAAATACCCTGGAAATTTGCAATTGGCTGATCAAACTGATAACGTTCTTTTGCATACTTCAGCGCAGCATCCCTGGCTCCTTTGGCAATACCCAATGATAACGCGGCAATAGAGATACGGCCACCGTCCAGCACTTTCATAGATTGGATAAAGCCCTCTCCTACTTCGCCGAGTACATTCTCCGCAGGAATCCGGCAGTTGGTGAATACCATTTCAGCAGTTTCTGAGGCTCTCATGCCCAGTTTGTTTTCTTTCTTTCCTCCGCTGAAACCCGGCGTACCTTTTTCGACTACAAAGGCGGTCATCCCGTGGCTATCTCTTACCGAGCCTGTTCTGGCTATCACCACGGCAATATCGCAGCTTTTACCGTGCGTAATCCAGCATTTTGTACCATCGATAATCCAATCGCTGCCATCCTGTTTAGCTACGCATTTCATGTTCATGGCATCGGAGCCTGTGTTGGGCTCTGTTAGTCCCCATGCACCGATCCATTCGGCGGTGGCCAGTTTAGGCAGCCAGCGCTGCTTTTGTGATTCGTTGGCAAATTGCAGGATATGGCCGGTACACAATGAATTATGTGCCGCCACACTTAAACCAATAGCACCGCAAAAACGGGCTATCTCACTTACTACGGTTACATATTCCAGGTAGCCTAAGCCGCTACCTCCATACTGCTCTGGTACTAATACGCCCATCAGGCCCAGTTTACCAAGCTCTTTGAATAATGCTACCGGAAATTCCTGGCTTTCATCCCATTCCAGCACATAGGGCTGTATGGCTTTCTTTCCGAAATCCCTGATAGTCTGTGCGATCTGTTGTTGTTCTTCAGTGGGCTCAAAATTCATAACGGGTATATTTGTTTTGGTATTATGCGAAATGAGGTCCAATCACGGCATTTCAATGTAATGTTCAATTTTACGATAAATAATGTCATCCACCAACGGTAAGCTTTTCAACTCACCCACCCGCTTGAAACCCGCATGGGCACTACGATACGCAATTATCATCCCTGCCAGTTTCGAACGTATGTAGGGATGATTTGCCAAAGTCTTCTCATCTGAGAGGTTGAGGTCCATTTTTTTTAGAGAACTATCACCGATCTTCAGGAATGGTTGGATTTTTTTGAATACACTGTCCGCAAGTCCGTATGTTTCGGCTACCTGCTCCACGCTATAAAAACCACCCAGCCGCTCTCTGAAAAGAACAATGCGCCCTGCATACCCCGGACCTATCCCCGGCAGCCCCTGCCAGACCAGCGTATCTGCCGTATTAATATCTATCACCTGGAAAGACTTACGCCTGTAAACAGGCCTGGCACTGTCACTACGTTTATACGTCTCCGTTATTTCATGCGGAATCCTTACATAAGGTAAGATACGGGCCAGTAAATCTGCATGCAGACCATATATCTTTCGCAGATCGTCCGGCTGCCGGAACCGGCCCCCTTTTTCAACATAGTGCATAATACCGGTGGCCGTTCTGTTACTGAGCCCCAGCTGTTGCCATTTGTCTATACTCATCTTGTTCGGATCAAAATAAAACAATGCGGATGGTATACTGATAGCAGCATTAAAGTGTTGTTTGTCAGCATGTTCGGCATATACCTTCCTTGCCGGCCAGGCATTACTATCCTTTTCATAAGCTTTCAACTGCGATTCAAAGGCCGCTACAGCCGCTTTTAGCCGGAGACTATCTGTTTCTTCCGGCGCAAGGTAACAGGAGGCAATCCTGTGAACCAGACAACAAACAACTACCATACAACTTAATACCATAATGCCTATACGTTCTTTTACAGAAACGTGCATTACAGCTGCTTTCAGCCGATTCCACATGGGTTAACAAATTTTGGAAGCACAATGTTACCGCATCCCAAAATGTCATTCCTTTACCAGATGTTAACACTGAAAAAAATCTTACAAGAAAGCAGGCAACCGCCTTGGTCATCTCCCGAAGGGCAAAAAAAAATGACATCCGCAGATGTCATTTCTATCTAAAAAACTAATAATAAATTCGCTTAAATCTCAATAGACAGGCCATCATAGGCCAACGCCATACCTGCAGGCAATTCCTTCATTACTTCATCATGCAAACCCAGCTGGTGGCTGATATGCGTAAAAAATACCTGTGGAATCTCCAGCTCCTGCCCTAAAGCCACGGCTTCATCGAGGGTAAAATGCGAAATATGCTTTTCCCTGCGTAGTGCATTCACTACCATCACTTTAGAGCCACGGATCTTGTCTTTCTCCTCCGGTGCGATGGAATTGGCATCCGTGATGTAAGTGAAGTCGTGGATACGGAAACCGGTAACCGGCATCTTGTAGTGCATCACCTGTATGGGAATGATTTTCAGGCCATTCACTTCAAATGGTTCATCATCAATGGCGCGCAGGTTGATTTCGGGGATACCAGGATATTTATAATCGGCAAAGGCATAGGCAAACTCGCGCATGATCACATTTTGGGAGAAATCTGTCGCGTAGATATCTATCGGACTTTGCTGAAAATAATTGAAGGCACGGATATCATCCATGCCGGCGATATGATCTTTATGAGAATGCGTAATTAAGACGGCTTCCAGGTGCTGGACCTTTTCCCGCAGCATCTGGTATCGGAAATCCGGTGTAGTATCTACCACAATATTACCGGCAGGTGAAGAGATCATAATACTGCTGCGCAACCGTTTGTCTTTGTGATTGGCAGAACTGCACACCTCACAGCCACAGGCGATTACAGGTACTCCCTGCGATGTTCCGGTCCCTAGAAAAGTTACTTTCATTCCTATTGCTTTTGTCTTTTGACTATTCAGTTACATCGGCATCCTTACCTGGTTCGGCCGCTGTATCGTCCGCAACAGGCTTACTGCTGAGAATCTGTTTGTATAACTT
This window of the Chitinophaga sp. Cy-1792 genome carries:
- a CDS encoding DUF4434 domain-containing protein; translated protein: MKITGTFLDEISHDIPHQNWGRAEWDADFSHMKAIGIDTVFLIRSGFQRWLTYPSKVLMKEENCYEPPVDLVKMFLELADKHKMKFYFGLYDSGNYWWKGDFQKEVDINLKVIDEVWKTYGHYKSFQGWYLTQEVSRRTGKVIDLYAKLGKHCKDISGGLPTLISPWIDGKKAVMAASGTLSKEDAVSLKQHEAEWSEIFDGIKGVVDACAFQDGHIEFYELPDFFAVNKSIADKYGIQCWTNAESFDRDMPIKFLPIKFEKLRMKLEAARKAGYDKAITFEFSHFMSPQSAYLQAGHLYNRYKEYIKTL
- a CDS encoding AGE family epimerase/isomerase: MGYKEYAALYRKNLLEDVVPFWMKNSPDKEFGGYFTCLDRSGNVFDTDKFIWLQCREVWCFSMLYNKVEQKQEWLDMAVQGAEFLQQYGRDAAGSWYFSLTRSGEPLIQPYNIFSDCFAAMAFGQLYQATGNEAYGKIATDTFYNILKRQDNPKGKYSKAFPGTRPLQNFALPMILCNLVLEMEPLLDKDLVESTIQHGVHTVMDIFYQEDTGLILENITPDGSFSDSFEGRLINPGHGLEAMWFIMDLATRNNDTALIRKATDITLSLLEYGWDKEHGGIFYFLDVKGAPPQQLEWDQKLWWVHIETMISLLKGYLHTGDERCWQWFQKVHNYAWARFPDPSNGEWFGYLNREGKPLLTLKGGKWKGCFHVPRGLYQCWKTLEEISAKYEVLSTQAK
- a CDS encoding sugar MFS transporter, which codes for MPVVSSTNDLKTAPVNDSGQSYTPALISLAVLYFMMGFITCLNDTLVPFFKKGFTLTYSQSSLVQFYFFLTYGIMSIPAGKIVTRTGYKKGMVLGFAIAAFGGLLFYPASVFHQYTLFLAALFVVAIGIVLLQVAANPYITVLGPSNTASARLALIQGVGSAGTTVAPLFGAHFILSRLAESNASSEAVRYPYLGIAALLLVIAIIVSRLSLPVISTTDTATDSSNKGLFSFRQLNFGIIGIFMYVGAEVSVGTFLTNYIVDLLHIPEQEANNYVAIYWGSMLVGRLIGAGLLRILKPAMVLSTCATAAIALIAISVSSTGLVAVYSMIGVGLCNAIMFATIFSLSVHGVGKHTTAASGLLSTAICGGAVISYLQGFMKDHYTWQVAFMIPVVCYLYILFYGLNGHKPRTA
- a CDS encoding DUF1501 domain-containing protein; this encodes MKRRDFLKQGSLAAGVAMMPSVLKAAGTSSVNLHNRNLVFVHLKGGNDGLNTVIPHADPMYRAMRPTIAVSKEEMIKVDDKWGFHPALAPLVPLYEAGQMLVMQQVGFDHTEQSHYHAAQIWQTGCLQGLADNSWIPATQSVRDFSEMEYDQGLDKIFGEINTGMAGHIYHVALDGFDTHQFQRVQHDLLLGAFSAGISSFMIRLKHSGHINNTLVIAWTEFGRSVKENIRKGTDHGASGQLYVFGSQLKRAGIEDCSVAGMLERETAKTDFREVYATIGDWLGTRHHLTPENGFRRQSWA
- the tig gene encoding trigger factor, with protein sequence MATVTRENIGLLNDKITVKVSAEDYLPNFDKAVKQFTKNANIPGFRKGMVPAGMVKKMHGAAIFSDEVLKSVEKELMGYIQTEKLELFGQPLSLEKEAKNLDFNQPADYSFDFEVGVKPSFEVTPLENNKTTLTKYKVAVTEEMVQDEVERLQLKGGKMTEPETIDSEDNVINVTFEESDAAGNVVEGGINKENALLVKYFTPAIQEQLKGKKAGDSIVFQLATSFDEQRLGWVLRDLGFAVDDKEAAQKFFKLAITKVGLIEKRELNEEFFKEVYPADNITTEEAFRAKLKEEIEKYWNSEAKNHMHNDLFEVLVHETPIELPKDFLKRWLQVGGEKPKTAEEAEKEFPGFDHQLRWTLISDKLIRDNKLEVSFDELKENAKQKVLGYYGGAAADGAEWLDSYLDRLLQDEKFVDQTYREMITQKVFDWAEAKVTIKEEEIKAEDFVNLPHNKHHHHEH
- the clpP gene encoding ATP-dependent Clp endopeptidase proteolytic subunit ClpP, which encodes MNINNNEFRKYAIKHHGISSLVVDSYAKSHQVNSLTPYILEERQMNMTQMDVFSRLMADRIIFLGDPVNDYVANVITAQLLFLESSDRNRDIQMYINSPGGSVYAGLGIYDTMQIISPDVATICTGMAASFGAVLLVAGTKGKRTALKHARVMIHQPHGGAEGQTSDIEITAREFVKLKKELNEIIAGHAGQPVKKVEKDGDRDFWMTADEAKEYGIIDDVLQKNPKKQLDTPQ
- the clpX gene encoding ATP-dependent Clp protease ATP-binding subunit ClpX, which encodes MKESKIRCSFCNRSKEEVQILIAGAEGHICENCVANAQEIIDQELFAPGKKPVATPASQFAPKVSKPMEIKKFLDEYVIGQDDAKKILAVAVYNHYKRLNQQVDEDEVEIEKSNIIMVGETGTGKTLLAKSIAKLLNVPFTIVDATVFTEAGYVGEDVESILSRLLQVCNYDVEAAERGIVYIDEIDKIARKNDNPSITRDVSGEGVQQGLLKLLEGTEVLVPPQGGRKHPEQKLIKLNTQNILFICGGAFDGVERIISRRVQTHSIGFNVNKEKEEESRKQILRYINSQDLKSFGLIPELLGRLPVVTYLNSLDRDTLKAILTQPRNALVKQYKKLFKVENIDLIVEEDAVDYIVDKAMEYKLGARGLRSICEVVLSDAMFELPSANETTFTLTREYAENKLEKSTLVKLKVA
- a CDS encoding acyl-CoA dehydrogenase family protein, translated to MNFEPTEEQQQIAQTIRDFGKKAIQPYVLEWDESQEFPVALFKELGKLGLMGVLVPEQYGGSGLGYLEYVTVVSEIARFCGAIGLSVAAHNSLCTGHILQFANESQKQRWLPKLATAEWIGAWGLTEPNTGSDAMNMKCVAKQDGSDWIIDGTKCWITHGKSCDIAVVIARTGSVRDSHGMTAFVVEKGTPGFSGGKKENKLGMRASETAEMVFTNCRIPAENVLGEVGEGFIQSMKVLDGGRISIAALSLGIAKGARDAALKYAKERYQFDQPIANFQGISFKLADMATEIEAAELLTLQAADMKNRKVKMTQQAAMAKYYASEVAVRVANDAVQIFGGYGYTKDFPVEKFYRDAKLCTIGEGTSEIQKIVIAREALR